In Scomber japonicus isolate fScoJap1 chromosome 7, fScoJap1.pri, whole genome shotgun sequence, one genomic interval encodes:
- the foxq2 gene encoding forkhead box Q2 — translation MSVRYFSSERTMEERSSYNGSRERLGLSFTIDYLLFNKGVKGSKEEPTASRTADQTANNVLNHQNPKPKEVGIRCEVQEKQQWSEAETAEKKVKEEEGDEEQHEEGEEEMTTTTSTSGSPSKSADKPNQSYIALISKAILASEQKKLLLCDIYQWIMDHYPYFKSKDKNWRNSVRHNLSLNDCFIKAGRSENGKGHFWAIHPSNYQDFSNGDYQCRRTRRRVRRVAGQLPLSPLSSPYQHALVRPHRTTCWCCPQAPTFPLSCLTPRLYWPWSSVQAQAGLHPGIRASVP, via the exons ATGAGTGTGAGATATTTCAGTTCAGAGAGGACAATGGAGGAGAGAAGCAGCTACAACGGTAGCAGAGAAAGGCTTGGACTGAGCTTCACCATTGACTACCTTCTGTTCAATAAAGGAGTCAAAGGTTCTAAAGAAGAACCGACAGCTAGTCGTACGGCTGACCAGACGGCGAACAACGTGCTAAATCATCAGAATCCTAAACCAAAAGAGGTGGGGATTCGCTGTGAGGTACAGGAGAAGCAGCAGTGGTCAGAGGCAGAGACTGCGGAAAAGAAAGtcaaagaagaggagggggatgaAGAGCAAcatgaggagggggaggaggaaatgaCCACCACCACATCTACTAGCGGTAGTCCATCCAAGTCTGCGGACAAACCCAACCAGTCGTACATCGCACTCATCTCCAAGGCCATCCTGGCATCAGAGCAGAAGAAACTGCTGCTATGTGACATCTACCAATGGATCATGGACCACTACCCTTACTTCAAGAGTAAG GATAAAAACtggaggaacagcgtgcgtcACAACTTGTCCCTGAATGATTGCTTCATCAAAGCAGGCCGCAGCGAAAATGGTAAAGGCCATTTCTGGGCGATTCACCCATCAAACTACCAGGACTTTTCTAACGGGGACTACCAATGTCGGAGGACACGGCGGAGGGTACGCAGGGTGGCAGGACagctccctctttctcccttgaGCTCCCCCTACCAGCATGCCCTTGTCCGCCCCCACAGAACAACCTGTTGGTGCTGTCCACAAGCCCCAACGTTCCCACTGTCCTGTTTGACACCCAGACTCTACTGGCCATGGTCCAGTGTGCAGGCACAAGCAGGGCTCCACCCAGGCATTCGCGCCTCAGTACCCTGA